A single window of Pontiella agarivorans DNA harbors:
- a CDS encoding rhodanese-like domain-containing protein translates to MNSRLDNDPLVVHRADLSIRKLKLPHDPGDSAHDREAPMPEAIDVVIDEINLADFEVIDIREPDEVAKEPLPCEHQHIPMNDLLGNPSVIDKEKAYLLVCAAGVRTNYTANAFRSAGYSKVYSLVGGNRVLSA, encoded by the coding sequence ATGAACAGCCGGCTGGACAACGATCCGCTGGTGGTTCATCGTGCAGATCTTTCGATACGGAAACTTAAGCTGCCGCACGATCCCGGAGATTCGGCACATGACAGGGAGGCCCCGATGCCCGAAGCCATTGATGTTGTTATTGATGAAATTAATTTAGCTGATTTTGAAGTGATCGATATTCGCGAACCCGATGAGGTGGCGAAAGAGCCGTTGCCGTGCGAGCATCAGCATATTCCGATGAACGATCTGCTGGGCAATCCGTCGGTCATTGACAAAGAAAAAGCCTACCTGCTCGTTTGCGCGGCCGGCGTTCGCACCAACTATACCGCCAACGCCTTTCGATCGGCCGGATACAGCAAGGTCTATTCGCTGGTCGGCGGAAACCGGGTGCTCTCTGCCTGA
- a CDS encoding alpha/beta hydrolase, with product MLEHPIIRFALCGGGIYLLLNLIAAVISDSILFQPQPPGYAHLPDEVRIPTTDGETINAVWLHNPDAEYTLFFSHGNGEDLSVVVPFLTEYYAGRFSVLAYDYRGYGTSDGAPSYRKAKDDAEAAYQWLVNQQAVKPSKIITIGRSLGGALAVQTAARHPVGGLICECSFASAFRVKTGVQILPWDKFNNEKSIKSVQCPVLIIHGRDDHVVPFSHGQKLYAAAPEPKQHFWIDDARHMDYAYVAGDQYLQTILSFIEEL from the coding sequence ATGCTTGAACATCCGATTATTCGATTCGCACTCTGCGGCGGAGGAATTTATCTTCTGCTTAATCTTATTGCGGCCGTCATCTCCGACAGCATTCTGTTTCAGCCGCAACCGCCCGGCTATGCCCATCTGCCGGACGAAGTCCGAATTCCCACCACCGACGGCGAAACCATCAACGCCGTCTGGCTGCATAACCCCGATGCGGAATACACCCTCTTTTTCAGTCATGGCAACGGAGAAGACCTCAGCGTGGTTGTGCCGTTTCTTACGGAATACTACGCCGGCCGTTTTTCCGTACTGGCCTACGACTACCGCGGGTACGGCACCAGCGACGGAGCCCCCTCCTACCGTAAAGCCAAAGACGATGCCGAAGCCGCCTATCAGTGGCTGGTCAATCAGCAGGCGGTGAAACCTTCGAAGATCATTACCATCGGCCGTTCACTCGGCGGCGCGCTGGCGGTTCAGACCGCCGCCCGGCATCCGGTCGGCGGCCTGATCTGCGAGTGCTCCTTTGCCTCGGCCTTCCGGGTCAAAACCGGCGTCCAGATTCTTCCGTGGGACAAATTCAACAACGAAAAATCCATCAAATCCGTCCAATGTCCCGTCCTGATTATTCACGGACGCGACGACCACGTGGTCCCTTTCAGCCACGGGCAAAAACTCTACGCGGCCGCCCCTGAACCCAAACAGCATTTCTGGATCGACGACGCCCGGCACATGGACTACGCCTATGTCGCCGGTGATCAATACCTGCAAACGATCCTCTCGTTTATCGAAGAATTATAG
- a CDS encoding cupin domain-containing protein, with protein sequence MKLVRINDVPETSVSHNAKIRKQVVVENGVVPHLTNYSRAVFPPGEKADRHVHRDMTEIFTCESGCGEIRVNEVGYEFSPGITVVVEPGDAHEIINTGPAELIVRYFGLVTD encoded by the coding sequence ATGAAGCTGGTCAGAATCAACGATGTTCCCGAAACTTCCGTCTCGCATAATGCAAAGATACGCAAACAGGTGGTGGTGGAAAATGGTGTGGTTCCGCACCTCACCAACTATTCCCGGGCCGTCTTTCCGCCCGGCGAAAAAGCGGACCGCCATGTGCACCGCGATATGACCGAAATTTTCACCTGCGAATCAGGCTGCGGTGAAATACGGGTTAATGAAGTCGGCTACGAGTTTTCCCCCGGTATCACCGTCGTGGTCGAACCCGGCGACGCCCATGAAATCATCAACACCGGTCCCGCTGAACTGATTGTTCGTTATTTCGGTCTCGTCACAGATTAA
- a CDS encoding esterase-like activity of phytase family protein encodes MNKLTLAAAGLVAVSAANSALARRHYCKTGKLFQHVASFDVMAGNGSAVAEITDATKDGKQLVYTDGENKAIGFVNIANPAVPMGEGSVNVGGEPTSLVILDDLVLVGVNTSDDYASPSGKLVVIDRISHNILAERELGGQPDSLALSPDHRYAAIVIENERDEDLNDGFIPQNKTGALLIVDLVGEADDWNIRAADLSPVAAHAYAGPDLEPEYVDINTQNEAVVTFQENNHLAVIDLATGDILNEFSCGSVELSNVDTEEEGLIAFTDTITKRREPDAVTWIDHDSFATANEGDYEDENGEGGGSRGFTIFNQNGTVEYESAESFEHWLASAGHYNEDRSGNKGCEPEAVEFGTFEGRNFLFVGSERANAIGVYSISRNGRLTAEQLLPTGIGPEGLKVIEKRGLFVASTEKDEEEAGIPTMINIYQLRRGPAFYPTIQSVNDENGAPIPWVALSGLTADCWNPNRLYAVSDSFLSEGFIYTIKANTHPAQIVNRIPVTGASCGLDLEGISKGWDGSFWLASEGNADDLPNMILKVDRNGSVLNEILLPDFLEEHARKNGFEGIAVTGWPGREIVYVAIQRAWPNTGDIDKKHTKIGRYDVAKDEWSFVYYPLEAESDGGWIGLSELTHIAGNWFAVIERDKGWGPSTGLNAELKSVYAVRLSKNDFKPYTETLKTVRKYELADLQPALDASSIWTTEKLEGLAINRFGRIYVVSDNDGVDEAPGETLFLRIR; translated from the coding sequence ATGAACAAACTTACTCTGGCCGCGGCAGGCCTCGTTGCTGTATCCGCTGCAAACAGCGCTCTTGCCCGCAGGCACTACTGCAAAACCGGCAAACTGTTCCAGCATGTTGCAAGCTTTGATGTCATGGCCGGAAACGGCTCTGCCGTGGCAGAAATTACCGATGCCACAAAAGACGGAAAACAGCTGGTCTACACCGACGGCGAAAACAAAGCCATTGGTTTTGTGAATATCGCCAACCCGGCCGTTCCCATGGGCGAAGGTTCTGTGAACGTCGGAGGTGAACCGACCAGTCTGGTCATTCTGGATGATCTGGTTCTGGTGGGCGTGAATACCTCGGATGACTATGCATCTCCTTCCGGGAAACTGGTGGTGATTGACCGGATCAGCCATAATATTCTGGCCGAACGCGAGCTGGGCGGACAGCCCGATTCTCTGGCCCTTTCTCCGGACCACCGATACGCCGCTATCGTTATCGAAAACGAACGCGACGAAGATCTGAATGACGGCTTTATTCCGCAGAACAAAACCGGCGCACTGCTGATTGTCGACCTCGTTGGCGAAGCGGACGACTGGAACATCCGCGCTGCCGATCTTTCCCCGGTGGCTGCCCATGCCTATGCCGGCCCAGACCTTGAACCGGAATATGTGGACATCAACACACAGAATGAAGCCGTGGTTACCTTTCAGGAAAACAACCACCTCGCCGTCATTGATCTGGCTACCGGCGACATCCTCAATGAGTTTTCCTGTGGTTCCGTTGAACTCTCCAATGTCGATACCGAGGAAGAAGGCCTGATCGCCTTCACCGACACCATCACCAAGCGCCGGGAGCCTGATGCTGTAACCTGGATCGATCATGATTCGTTCGCTACGGCCAACGAAGGTGACTACGAAGATGAAAACGGTGAAGGCGGTGGTAGCCGTGGCTTCACCATTTTCAATCAGAACGGAACCGTGGAATATGAATCCGCCGAATCGTTCGAGCACTGGCTCGCCAGCGCCGGGCACTACAATGAAGACCGCTCAGGCAACAAAGGCTGTGAACCTGAAGCCGTAGAATTTGGAACCTTCGAAGGCCGAAATTTTCTGTTTGTCGGTTCAGAGCGAGCCAACGCGATCGGTGTTTACAGTATTTCCCGCAACGGAAGACTGACTGCGGAACAGCTGCTGCCGACCGGCATCGGTCCGGAGGGCCTCAAGGTCATTGAAAAACGCGGACTTTTCGTTGCTTCCACAGAAAAGGACGAAGAAGAAGCCGGCATTCCGACCATGATCAATATTTATCAACTGCGAAGAGGTCCGGCATTTTATCCAACCATCCAATCCGTTAACGACGAAAACGGAGCACCCATTCCGTGGGTGGCCCTCTCCGGTCTGACCGCCGACTGCTGGAATCCGAACCGCCTTTATGCGGTCAGCGATTCCTTCCTCTCCGAAGGCTTCATCTATACGATCAAAGCCAACACCCATCCGGCTCAGATTGTCAACCGCATCCCGGTCACCGGAGCCTCCTGCGGTCTTGACCTGGAAGGGATTTCCAAAGGCTGGGACGGCAGCTTCTGGCTCGCGTCAGAAGGAAATGCAGATGATCTTCCGAACATGATCCTGAAAGTCGATCGCAACGGCTCGGTGCTCAACGAAATTCTCCTGCCGGACTTCCTTGAAGAGCATGCCCGTAAAAACGGTTTTGAAGGTATTGCCGTTACCGGATGGCCGGGACGTGAGATCGTCTATGTTGCCATCCAGCGTGCCTGGCCGAACACCGGCGACATCGATAAAAAACACACTAAAATCGGTCGTTACGATGTTGCGAAAGATGAGTGGAGCTTTGTGTATTATCCGCTCGAAGCCGAAAGCGATGGCGGATGGATCGGTCTGTCCGAACTCACGCATATCGCCGGGAACTGGTTTGCTGTGATCGAGCGTGATAAAGGCTGGGGACCGAGCACCGGTCTGAATGCCGAACTCAAATCGGTCTACGCCGTTCGCCTGAGCAAAAACGACTTCAAGCCCTACACCGAAACCTTGAAAACCGTTCGTAAATACGAACTGGCCGACCTGCAGCCTGCACTGGATGCCTCCAGCATCTGGACCACTGAAAAACTTGAAGGACTGGCCATCAACCGCTTCGGCAGAATCTACGTGGTTTCCGACAACGACGGAGTGGACGAAGCTCCGGGCGAAACCCTGTTCCTGCGCATCCGCTAA
- a CDS encoding SMP-30/gluconolactonase/LRE family protein, with protein MKYIALALAYASTVWAAQTTLYTELPEDCPTPDAFAVAPDGTLTLSCPNYAPGGYSGALLSISKDRKIRRLPDYTIPGFSGKIRPMGLAYGPDGTLFVNSNGRVLALSFEEQTVTTEIIAHGISGPNGLRCHNGALYVTVPQMAGIKKDRNVGGVYRFQISERDVKVSNSTADKHLIFTSETKNSEKQFGLDGLAFDQKGHLYVGDFGDGTVFRLTLDRSGKVVDSAHYADLNTTGIDGMIFDKRGHLIVCGFSKNALYSVAPNGTVTTVVQYPDNDGSNGELDQPVDLVFFDGKLVISNFDLMSEPTMVNRSHGKPYTLSFLEVDWIP; from the coding sequence ATGAAATATATTGCTCTTGCACTGGCGTACGCATCCACCGTATGGGCTGCACAGACGACACTGTATACTGAACTTCCGGAAGACTGTCCGACGCCCGATGCATTTGCCGTCGCTCCCGACGGCACCCTGACGCTCTCCTGCCCTAACTACGCGCCCGGCGGTTATTCCGGAGCCCTGCTCTCGATTTCCAAAGACCGGAAAATCCGTCGTTTGCCCGATTATACCATTCCCGGTTTTTCAGGAAAAATCCGGCCCATGGGACTGGCCTACGGACCGGATGGAACGCTCTTTGTGAATTCAAACGGACGGGTTCTCGCCCTCTCCTTTGAAGAACAGACCGTCACCACCGAAATTATCGCCCACGGGATCAGCGGACCCAACGGGCTTCGCTGTCACAACGGCGCACTCTATGTAACCGTGCCGCAAATGGCCGGAATCAAAAAAGACCGAAACGTCGGCGGCGTTTACCGTTTCCAGATTTCGGAACGTGACGTGAAGGTGAGTAATTCCACAGCCGACAAACACCTTATTTTCACCTCGGAAACGAAAAATTCGGAAAAACAGTTCGGTCTCGATGGCCTTGCATTTGATCAAAAAGGACATCTGTATGTGGGCGACTTCGGGGACGGGACCGTTTTCAGGCTCACACTTGACCGCTCCGGGAAGGTGGTTGATTCAGCACATTACGCCGACCTGAACACCACAGGAATCGACGGTATGATTTTCGATAAACGCGGCCATCTCATCGTCTGCGGTTTTTCAAAAAATGCCCTCTACTCGGTCGCACCGAACGGCACCGTAACCACCGTGGTGCAGTATCCGGACAACGACGGCTCGAACGGCGAGCTCGACCAACCGGTCGACCTGGTATTTTTTGATGGAAAACTGGTGATCTCCAACTTTGATCTGATGAGCGAACCGACGATGGTCAACCGATCCCACGGAAAACCCTATACGCTTTCATTTCTGGAGGTCGATTGGATTCCTTAA
- a CDS encoding cell wall hydrolase — MNNRRTATLTLTGLPLLAKAAATHSVEHTESKKEAPENFLSEETARIVSYTIYAEARGEDYEGKRAVASVIATRARLLRRTMAEICLHEKQFSCWNNIRRVPEAYALGTYTNLRDMVARADSYSLAWQLLSYNRKWDRFTHFYNPSKANPSWASKLTGIKTIGNHVFGFMEPRYMPR, encoded by the coding sequence ATGAACAACCGAAGAACCGCAACACTGACCCTGACCGGCCTGCCGCTTCTGGCCAAGGCCGCAGCAACCCATTCCGTTGAACATACCGAAAGCAAAAAAGAGGCGCCGGAAAATTTCCTGAGCGAAGAAACGGCGCGCATTGTGAGTTATACGATCTATGCGGAGGCGCGCGGCGAAGATTATGAAGGCAAACGCGCCGTTGCTTCAGTCATCGCCACCCGGGCCCGGCTGCTGCGCCGAACCATGGCGGAGATCTGCCTGCACGAAAAACAGTTTTCATGCTGGAACAATATCCGTCGGGTTCCGGAAGCGTATGCCCTTGGCACCTATACCAACCTGAGAGATATGGTGGCGCGTGCCGATTCCTACAGTCTCGCCTGGCAGTTACTGTCCTATAACCGCAAGTGGGACCGGTTTACCCACTTTTACAATCCTTCAAAAGCCAACCCCTCCTGGGCTTCGAAACTCACCGGAATCAAAACAATCGGCAACCACGTCTTCGGTTTCATGGAACCCCGGTATATGCCGCGCTGA
- a CDS encoding CvpA family protein — MHIVIDILAGIVLLFFLLAGWHKGFLLSILSVVRVILAYGVAFFSGRYIGSWLGEVAHRPRIVTIPVIAGLTFIIITFIFHVVMTNIRDNHKEKEEKENYSHPWYSALSGAAINLFVGLFSMIFLFWLGDVFSVGATGKPIPGSGNSKFASLARRGAYEAVYLIGAREGRESQAAASARVISNPALGMRHLENLMAAETIQTLVKDRQFAEDLLSGDAGRIESNASLQALFNDTQTLEELKALGFFSGREKKSELCQSLSRFGSNEKIQASLQSLKERDLLSTDKITLLIRDPEFDVIIGEVLK; from the coding sequence ATGCACATTGTAATCGATATTCTGGCAGGCATCGTACTGCTTTTTTTCCTGTTGGCAGGATGGCACAAAGGTTTTCTGCTCTCCATTCTCAGTGTGGTCCGGGTTATCCTGGCCTATGGTGTCGCCTTTTTTTCCGGCCGCTATATTGGGTCTTGGCTCGGTGAAGTGGCGCATAGACCCCGCATTGTCACCATTCCGGTCATCGCAGGTCTGACCTTCATCATCATTACCTTCATTTTCCACGTCGTCATGACGAACATCCGCGACAACCACAAGGAGAAGGAGGAAAAGGAAAACTACAGCCACCCATGGTACAGCGCGCTCAGCGGCGCAGCCATCAACCTCTTTGTCGGTCTCTTTTCGATGATCTTCCTTTTCTGGCTGGGTGATGTCTTCAGTGTGGGTGCCACCGGAAAGCCGATTCCAGGCTCCGGAAATTCAAAATTTGCCTCACTCGCCCGGCGCGGTGCCTATGAGGCGGTTTATCTGATCGGCGCACGCGAGGGCCGCGAATCGCAGGCCGCCGCCTCCGCCCGCGTGATCAGCAACCCCGCCCTGGGCATGCGGCACCTCGAAAATCTCATGGCGGCGGAAACCATTCAGACTCTGGTCAAAGACCGCCAATTTGCCGAAGACCTGCTCAGCGGGGATGCCGGCCGGATTGAAAGCAACGCTTCCTTGCAGGCACTGTTCAACGACACCCAAACGCTTGAAGAGCTGAAAGCACTCGGTTTCTTCAGCGGCCGCGAAAAAAAATCCGAACTCTGTCAGAGCCTCTCGCGTTTCGGCAGTAATGAAAAGATACAGGCCAGTCTGCAGAGCCTGAAAGAGCGCGACCTGCTCAGTACCGACAAAATCACCCTGCTTATCCGCGACCCGGAATTCGATGTAATTATCGGAGAAGTGCTTAAATAG
- a CDS encoding penicillin-binding protein activator LpoB has translation MKSCILLSALILVSAGALTGCKTKVERVAADEQIDISGRWNDTDSQLVSQEMIADIAQRPWIEEYTAKNGKKPVVIVGTIRNLSSEHIETGTFVKDLERELINNGRVTFVANKTERGELREERKEQQTWSREETQKRLAAETGADYMLQGGIKTIIDSEGKRSVKFYQVDMEMVHLETNEKVWMGDKKIKKYVKKSSVKW, from the coding sequence ATGAAGAGCTGTATTCTATTATCCGCCCTCATTCTAGTTTCCGCCGGGGCCCTCACCGGCTGTAAAACCAAGGTCGAACGAGTGGCCGCCGATGAACAGATCGATATTTCCGGCCGCTGGAACGACACCGATTCCCAGCTCGTCTCTCAGGAAATGATTGCCGATATTGCCCAGCGTCCGTGGATCGAAGAATACACCGCCAAAAACGGAAAAAAACCGGTCGTCATCGTCGGCACTATCCGCAACCTCAGCTCCGAACACATCGAAACCGGCACTTTTGTTAAAGACCTCGAACGCGAACTGATCAATAACGGCCGCGTCACATTTGTGGCCAATAAAACGGAACGTGGCGAGCTTCGCGAAGAACGGAAAGAACAGCAGACCTGGTCGCGCGAAGAAACTCAGAAACGCCTTGCCGCCGAAACCGGCGCGGACTACATGCTGCAGGGCGGCATCAAAACCATCATCGACTCCGAAGGCAAACGCTCGGTTAAATTCTACCAGGTGGACATGGAAATGGTCCATCTTGAGACCAACGAAAAGGTCTGGATGGGTGACAAAAAAATCAAAAAATACGTCAAGAAAAGCTCGGTTAAATGGTAA
- the modC gene encoding molybdenum ABC transporter ATP-binding protein: MNLDVDIYYRQGNFLLDTEFKCFESAMGVFGHSGCGKSTLFRAIAGLIRPDGGHIILGGETFFDAARRIFVPPHRRGIGLVFQDARLFPHWSVEQNLRAGECLKERIKNRPFNFDDIVDLLNIQHLIDREVTDLSGGEKQRIAIGRTLLANPKLLLMDEPVSGLDVSLKMQILPFLARIHTTLQIPTILISHDLGEILQLTDQLLLMRDGSVTGKNSLEKLAGTSKTLRELKGAQLTNLLKMQVAQHDKDHGVTRLDLPNHPELRVEMELAEKLPIGRAVNIGIAANQIAIAPHRIETISMRNQLPGRVRSITHTPDRSLCKLDTAAGPLFAEITRGTEKEMNLTPASSVWILFKSRAIQPMGMLQ, translated from the coding sequence GTGAATCTCGACGTTGATATCTATTACAGGCAGGGCAATTTTCTGCTGGATACCGAATTCAAATGCTTTGAATCGGCGATGGGGGTATTCGGCCATTCCGGCTGCGGCAAGAGTACGCTGTTCCGAGCCATCGCCGGGCTCATCCGTCCCGACGGCGGACACATTATCCTCGGCGGCGAAACCTTTTTTGATGCCGCCCGGCGAATCTTTGTGCCACCGCACCGGCGCGGCATCGGCCTCGTCTTTCAGGATGCGCGCCTTTTTCCGCACTGGTCCGTCGAACAGAACCTGCGCGCCGGTGAATGCCTGAAGGAACGGATAAAAAACCGCCCGTTCAACTTTGACGATATCGTGGACCTGTTGAATATCCAGCACCTGATCGACCGCGAGGTGACCGACCTCTCCGGCGGCGAAAAACAGCGGATTGCCATCGGACGCACCCTGCTGGCCAATCCCAAGCTTCTGCTGATGGATGAACCGGTCAGCGGGCTGGATGTCTCGCTGAAAATGCAGATCCTGCCCTTCCTTGCCCGAATCCACACCACCCTGCAGATTCCCACGATTTTGATCAGCCACGACCTCGGTGAAATCCTGCAGCTCACCGACCAGCTCCTGCTGATGCGCGACGGTTCCGTGACGGGAAAGAATTCTCTTGAAAAACTGGCCGGCACCTCAAAAACGCTGCGGGAACTTAAAGGGGCCCAGCTGACCAATTTGCTGAAAATGCAGGTTGCCCAACACGATAAGGATCATGGTGTAACCCGGCTTGATTTACCGAATCATCCGGAGCTCCGGGTTGAAATGGAACTCGCGGAAAAACTGCCGATCGGCCGGGCGGTAAACATTGGGATTGCCGCCAATCAGATTGCCATTGCCCCCCATCGGATTGAAACCATTTCCATGCGCAACCAGCTGCCCGGCCGGGTACGCAGCATAACCCACACTCCTGATCGCTCCCTCTGCAAACTCGATACCGCCGCCGGACCGCTGTTTGCCGAGATTACACGGGGAACCGAAAAAGAGATGAATCTGACGCCGGCCTCATCGGTATGGATTCTCTTCAAAAGCCGCGCCATCCAACCCATGGGCATGCTGCAGTAA
- the modB gene encoding molybdate ABC transporter permease subunit — protein MVNLSPAEWSAVGLSLKVALGVAVVTAVPAVLAGWLFARKEFRGKLLLESLVHAPLVIPPVVTGYLLLVTFGRNGLIGKWLADHFDLRLVFTWQGAVLASAIVAFPLAVRSVRLAVSMVDQRLEEAAQTLGYNRFRVFMKVTLPLAWPGILGGILLAFSRSLGEFGATITFAGNVEGSTQTLPLAIYSALQVPGEETLAMRLVAASLILCFASLLISELLTRKAKRKMSSESRR, from the coding sequence ATGGTTAATTTATCCCCAGCAGAATGGAGTGCAGTGGGACTTTCGCTGAAAGTCGCGCTGGGGGTTGCGGTGGTCACCGCTGTTCCGGCGGTGCTCGCGGGCTGGCTGTTTGCGCGGAAAGAATTCCGCGGCAAGCTGCTGCTCGAAAGTCTGGTGCATGCTCCGCTCGTTATTCCGCCGGTCGTCACGGGCTATCTGCTGCTGGTGACGTTCGGCCGGAACGGGCTGATCGGAAAATGGCTGGCCGACCACTTTGACCTTCGACTGGTCTTCACCTGGCAGGGCGCTGTGCTGGCTTCGGCCATCGTGGCCTTTCCGCTGGCCGTCCGCTCCGTGCGGCTGGCAGTTTCCATGGTCGATCAGCGGCTGGAGGAAGCGGCCCAGACGCTGGGCTATAACCGCTTCCGCGTCTTTATGAAGGTGACCCTGCCGCTCGCGTGGCCCGGCATTCTCGGCGGTATTCTGCTCGCCTTTTCGCGCAGCCTCGGCGAGTTCGGCGCAACGATCACGTTTGCCGGCAATGTGGAGGGATCGACCCAGACCCTGCCGCTGGCTATTTATTCCGCCCTGCAGGTTCCCGGCGAAGAGACGCTGGCTATGCGCCTGGTGGCGGCTTCGCTCATTCTCTGCTTTGCCTCGCTGCTGATTTCCGAACTGTTAACCCGAAAAGCCAAACGAAAGATGAGCAGTGAATCTCGACGTTGA
- the amrB gene encoding AmmeMemoRadiSam system protein B, with product MKTTVLDSGLAGQWYSDDPVHLAHVIDAYLDAADPPAVENPIGLLLPHAGYRYSGMAAAYGAKLLKNSRFKRVIIIGPSHRVVLQDSVSIPEVTHIKTPLGLIPLDGPAISELRKNDVFLAHPQAHRNEHSVQIELPILQRVLNGFSLIPVVCGQLSEAGAKRIAAELKPLMNDETLLVISSDFTHYGQSFGYVPFTQNIEENLRALDMGAFAKIQAHDLQGFQQYVQDTGATICGSGPIAVLLAMLPEDAKIDLLKYETSGNLTGDWSHCVSYLSAAVSGHWKTDAAQGKYPELSSKDKHTLLAFARYIISKELRPDIPAVEIQPTPVMQEKRGVFVTLHKRGQLRGCIGEIFPRRPLIDAVNAQALNAAFHDPRFPKLRADELAEVDLEISVLTPPEPVDSWEHIEIGRHGIVLSCGPHSAVFLPQVATEQGWDLETTLTHLSVKAGRPSNAWKADCAFEVFEADVFGE from the coding sequence ATGAAGACAACGGTTCTTGATTCCGGACTGGCCGGGCAGTGGTATAGTGATGATCCGGTTCATCTTGCACATGTTATTGATGCTTATCTTGATGCGGCCGACCCGCCGGCGGTGGAAAATCCGATTGGATTGCTACTGCCCCATGCCGGCTACCGCTATTCCGGTATGGCCGCGGCCTATGGTGCAAAACTGCTTAAAAACAGCCGGTTTAAACGGGTCATCATTATCGGGCCATCGCACCGCGTCGTATTGCAGGATTCAGTCAGCATCCCGGAGGTGACGCACATAAAAACACCGTTGGGGCTGATCCCGCTGGACGGCCCGGCGATTTCCGAACTCCGTAAAAATGATGTTTTTCTGGCGCACCCTCAGGCTCACCGAAACGAGCATAGTGTGCAGATTGAACTGCCGATACTGCAGCGGGTGCTGAACGGTTTTTCATTGATTCCGGTGGTTTGCGGTCAGCTCTCTGAGGCCGGTGCAAAGCGGATTGCGGCGGAGCTGAAACCGTTAATGAATGACGAGACGCTGTTGGTGATCAGTTCTGATTTTACCCATTACGGTCAGAGTTTCGGCTATGTGCCCTTCACGCAGAATATCGAGGAAAACCTGCGGGCACTGGATATGGGGGCGTTTGCAAAAATTCAGGCGCACGATCTGCAGGGGTTTCAACAGTATGTGCAAGATACCGGGGCTACGATCTGCGGCAGCGGTCCGATTGCCGTGCTGCTCGCTATGCTGCCTGAGGATGCAAAGATTGATCTGCTGAAATATGAGACTTCCGGAAATCTGACCGGTGACTGGTCGCATTGTGTGAGCTATCTCTCCGCTGCGGTTTCCGGGCACTGGAAAACAGATGCGGCGCAGGGGAAGTATCCGGAACTTTCTTCAAAGGATAAGCATACTCTGCTGGCTTTTGCGCGTTATATCATTTCGAAGGAGTTGAGACCGGATATTCCGGCCGTTGAAATTCAGCCGACTCCGGTCATGCAGGAAAAGCGCGGCGTTTTCGTCACCCTCCATAAACGGGGGCAGCTGCGCGGCTGTATCGGGGAAATTTTTCCGCGCCGACCGCTGATCGATGCCGTGAACGCGCAGGCCCTGAATGCCGCATTTCATGATCCGCGTTTTCCGAAACTCCGTGCAGATGAGCTGGCGGAAGTTGATCTCGAAATTTCGGTGCTTACTCCGCCGGAACCGGTGGATTCCTGGGAGCATATAGAGATTGGCCGGCACGGTATTGTTTTGAGCTGCGGGCCGCATTCCGCTGTCTTTCTGCCGCAGGTCGCCACGGAGCAGGGATGGGATCTGGAGACCACGCTGACTCACCTTTCCGTAAAGGCGGGACGGCCTTCCAATGCCTGGAAAGCGGATTGCGCATTTGAGGTTTTTGAAGCCGATGTTTTCGGCGAGTGA